Proteins encoded within one genomic window of Nonomuraea gerenzanensis:
- a CDS encoding MBL fold metallo-hydrolase, producing MSEELLFLRPDTIIEPLANRFYASMYATAPVTAAMNLAFRNLPMLESYLASPEWHFAAARDPKFRGGFFVNIEEQRKNEVEALLAAIRRDSADVLRFAEAIAEAEKIIREEATGYDLRPLYPKLPPELSGLVEIAYDTGNAASLHFLEPLIYKSKAYAEDCQSVQLSVETGIERPFVMSTPRLPSPDVLELNIPFRHPGLEELFLSRIRPTTLAALREALELGDAEAARLADLLVPEPSLASDRHVAAGARIRYWGHACLLMQTPDVAIMTDPFISADTDATGRYTYNDLPDRLDYVLITHGHSDHLVPETLLQLRGRVGTFVVPRTSRGNLCDPSLALYLRSFGLPAIEVDDFDEIEFPGGKIVSTPFFGEHADLDIRAKSTYWINLGGKSIWVGADSSGLDPVLYRHIRRHLGAVNIAFLGMECDGAPLNWQYQPFITKALPKKMSDSRKMSGSNAEQAGAIVTELGAEEAYIYAMGEESWLGHVMATSYNEDSYQLQQIAEFEAWCSRKGVKAAHLLDQHEWHWSSSR from the coding sequence ATGAGTGAGGAGCTCCTCTTCCTCCGGCCCGACACCATTATCGAACCGCTGGCCAACCGGTTCTACGCCTCGATGTACGCGACGGCTCCCGTCACGGCCGCCATGAATCTCGCCTTCCGTAACCTGCCGATGCTGGAGTCCTACCTCGCATCCCCGGAATGGCATTTCGCAGCCGCTCGCGATCCGAAGTTCCGCGGCGGATTCTTCGTCAACATCGAGGAGCAGCGGAAGAACGAGGTCGAGGCGCTGCTCGCTGCGATCCGGCGCGACAGCGCGGACGTGCTCCGGTTCGCCGAGGCGATCGCGGAGGCCGAGAAGATCATCCGCGAGGAAGCGACCGGATACGATCTCAGGCCGCTCTACCCGAAGCTGCCTCCCGAGCTGTCGGGTCTGGTGGAGATCGCCTATGACACCGGCAACGCGGCCTCGCTGCACTTCCTGGAGCCGCTCATCTACAAGAGCAAGGCCTACGCCGAGGACTGCCAGTCCGTTCAGCTCTCCGTGGAGACCGGGATCGAGCGGCCGTTCGTGATGAGCACCCCGCGACTGCCCTCACCCGACGTGCTCGAGCTGAACATCCCGTTCCGGCATCCGGGTCTGGAGGAGCTCTTCCTGTCCAGGATCCGGCCCACCACCCTGGCCGCCCTCCGCGAGGCGCTGGAGCTCGGCGACGCGGAAGCGGCGCGGCTCGCCGACCTGCTGGTCCCGGAGCCCTCGCTCGCCTCCGACCGCCATGTCGCGGCCGGAGCCCGGATCCGCTACTGGGGGCACGCCTGCCTGCTCATGCAGACGCCCGACGTGGCCATCATGACGGACCCGTTCATCAGCGCGGATACCGACGCGACCGGCCGCTACACCTACAACGACCTGCCTGACCGCCTCGACTACGTCCTCATCACGCACGGGCATTCCGACCATCTGGTGCCCGAGACGCTGCTTCAACTGCGCGGCCGGGTGGGCACGTTCGTCGTGCCGCGAACCTCGCGCGGCAACCTGTGCGATCCTTCGCTGGCGCTCTATCTCAGAAGCTTCGGGCTGCCCGCGATCGAGGTGGACGATTTCGATGAGATCGAGTTCCCCGGCGGGAAGATCGTCTCCACCCCGTTCTTCGGCGAGCACGCCGATCTCGACATCCGGGCCAAGTCGACGTATTGGATCAACCTCGGTGGCAAGTCGATCTGGGTGGGCGCGGACTCCTCAGGCCTCGATCCGGTTCTCTACCGCCATATCCGCCGGCATCTCGGCGCGGTCAACATCGCCTTCCTCGGGATGGAATGCGATGGCGCGCCGCTGAACTGGCAGTACCAGCCGTTCATCACCAAGGCGTTGCCGAAGAAGATGAGCGACAGCCGCAAGATGTCCGGCTCCAACGCGGAGCAGGCAGGTGCGATCGTCACCGAGCTGGGCGCCGAGGAGGCGTACATCTACGCCATGGGGGAGGAGAGCTGGCTGGGGCATGTCATGGCCACCAGCTACAACGAGGACTCCTACCAGCTCCAGCAGATCGCCGAGTTCGAGGCATGGTGTTCCCGCAAGGGTGTGAAGGCCGCTCATCTGCTCGACCAGCATGAGTGGCACTGGTCGTCATCCAGGTGA
- the mpaM gene encoding daptide-type RiPP biosynthesis methyltransferase: MISKAMHGPIRPARADTLLASVGERGILCDFYDENASEIFRDLEADAGGTEEAHGFAALVRPESGAILELGAGTGRLTIPLLELGWEVTALELSTAMLTTLRTRLADAPADLRDRCTLVHADMTAFKLGERFGTAILSPSTIDLLDDADRPGLYSSVREHLRPGGRFLLGMANPDASGRQEPLERTQEFTGRSGRRYVLHAKVYPSEEIRDVTIHPADESADPFVICVNRFRVITPDQIARELEQAGFDVVARTPLPGVRNHELVLEAQWGSVEDAH; encoded by the coding sequence ATGATAAGCAAAGCAATGCATGGACCGATTCGGCCCGCCCGCGCGGATACCCTGCTGGCCTCGGTAGGCGAGCGAGGCATTCTGTGTGACTTTTACGACGAGAACGCCTCGGAAATCTTCCGTGATTTGGAGGCGGACGCGGGCGGCACGGAAGAAGCCCACGGGTTCGCGGCGCTCGTCCGCCCGGAGTCGGGGGCGATCCTGGAGCTCGGGGCCGGAACAGGCAGGCTGACGATTCCGCTCCTGGAGCTCGGCTGGGAGGTGACCGCCCTCGAACTGTCGACCGCGATGCTCACCACCCTGCGGACGCGGCTGGCGGACGCGCCGGCGGACCTCCGGGATCGGTGCACCCTCGTTCACGCGGACATGACCGCCTTCAAACTGGGAGAACGCTTCGGAACGGCGATTCTCAGCCCGTCCACGATCGACCTCCTGGACGATGCCGACAGACCAGGGCTGTACTCGTCGGTCCGTGAGCATCTGCGGCCCGGCGGGAGATTCCTGCTCGGCATGGCCAACCCCGACGCGTCCGGCAGGCAGGAGCCGCTGGAGCGCACCCAGGAGTTCACGGGCAGGAGCGGCCGCCGATACGTGCTGCACGCCAAGGTCTACCCGTCGGAGGAGATCCGCGACGTGACCATTCATCCTGCGGATGAATCGGCGGACCCCTTCGTCATCTGCGTCAATCGCTTCAGAGTCATCACCCCGGATCAGATAGCACGAGAGCTGGAGCAAGCCGGATTCGACGTGGTCGCGCGGACCCCACTGCCCGGGGTGCGTAATCACGAACTGGTGCTGGAAGCGCAATGGGGCAGCGTGGAAGACGCGCATTAG
- the dpgB gene encoding enoyl-CoA-hydratase DpgB → MNGELELSLDGTQALTASVEELNGLCDRAEDHRAPGPVIVHVTGVPRLGWSKGLTVGLVSKWERVVRRFERLGRLTVAVASGDCAGPSLDLLLAADVRIAAPATRLLPSWAGGAAWPGMAVYRLTQQAGTGGIRRAVLLGAPIDADRALALNLIDEVSADPAASLAGLAGAGDGAELAIRRQLMFEASSTTFEDALGAHLAAVDRALRRETLS, encoded by the coding sequence ATGAACGGCGAACTGGAGCTGAGCCTCGACGGCACCCAGGCGCTGACCGCGTCGGTCGAGGAGCTGAACGGCCTCTGCGACCGCGCCGAGGACCATCGAGCACCCGGCCCGGTCATCGTCCACGTCACCGGCGTGCCGCGCCTTGGCTGGTCGAAGGGGCTGACGGTGGGCCTGGTCTCCAAGTGGGAGCGGGTGGTGCGCCGGTTCGAACGGCTCGGCCGGCTCACCGTCGCCGTGGCGTCAGGCGACTGCGCGGGACCCTCTCTCGACCTCCTCCTCGCTGCCGACGTGCGGATCGCCGCTCCGGCGACCCGGCTGCTGCCCTCCTGGGCCGGCGGCGCCGCGTGGCCGGGGATGGCCGTCTACCGGCTCACCCAGCAGGCCGGTACGGGCGGCATCCGGCGGGCCGTGCTGCTCGGGGCACCCATCGACGCCGACCGCGCGCTCGCCCTCAACCTGATCGACGAGGTGTCCGCGGACCCGGCGGCGTCCCTGGCCGGCCTGGCGGGTGCCGGGGACGGCGCGGAGCTGGCGATTCGCAGGCAGCTGATGTTCGAGGCGAGCTCAACCACTTTCGAGGACGCGCTCGGTGCTCACCTGGCCGCGGTGGACCGGGCCCTACGACGGGAGACCCTCTCGTGA
- a CDS encoding acyl-CoA thioesterase codes for MRFSDIDAHGHVNNVRFLEYLEDAWIALYLDNAGPPQEDRDGLPAVGFAVVRHEIFYRRPLRFRHGSVRVESWVTKVNRVTCEMAAQICSDGEVFVEARSMIMGFDTHTAKPRRLTLHERTFLKRYLR; via the coding sequence GTGCGATTCTCCGATATCGACGCCCACGGCCACGTCAACAATGTGCGTTTCCTGGAATACCTGGAGGACGCCTGGATCGCCCTCTATCTCGACAATGCGGGCCCGCCGCAGGAGGACCGCGACGGATTGCCCGCCGTGGGGTTCGCCGTCGTGCGCCACGAGATCTTCTATCGGCGCCCGCTCAGGTTCCGGCACGGGTCGGTGCGGGTCGAGTCGTGGGTGACCAAGGTGAACAGGGTGACCTGCGAGATGGCCGCGCAGATCTGCTCGGACGGGGAGGTGTTCGTCGAAGCCCGCTCGATGATCATGGGGTTCGACACGCACACCGCCAAGCCGCGGCGCCTCACCCTGCACGAGCGCACCTTTCTCAAGCGTTACCTGCGCTGA
- the dpgC gene encoding (3,5-dihydroxyphenyl)acetyl-CoA 1,2-dioxygenase DpgC — MTTDWPALPPRAPLALWTLTAEAQRVDDLLAGLPEPPARTSAQRDAAASALDKVRRMRADYMEAHAEEIYGELTSGRTRHLRIDELVRAAARAYPGLVPTDEQMAAERARPQAEKEGREIDQGIFLRGVLRAPKAGPHLLDAMLRPTPRALELLPEFIESGEVRMEAVLLRRRDGVAYLTLCRDDCLNAEDAQQVDDMETAVDLALLDPQVRVGLLRGGEMSHPRYRGRRVFCAGVNLKKLSSGDISLVDFLLRRELGYIHKIVRGVYTDGSWHSKLTDKPWMAVVDSFAIGGGAQLLLVFDQVLAASDSYISLPAATEGIIPGVANYRLTRFTGPRAARQMILGGRRIRADEPDARLMIDEVVPPEEMDAAIDRALARLDGDAVPANRRMLNLAEEPPEAFGRYLAEFALQQALRIYGRDVIGKVGRFAAGSA, encoded by the coding sequence GTGACGACGGATTGGCCGGCGCTGCCGCCCAGGGCGCCGCTCGCCCTCTGGACCCTGACGGCGGAGGCCCAGCGAGTCGACGACCTGCTCGCCGGGCTGCCGGAGCCTCCTGCCAGAACCTCCGCCCAGCGCGATGCCGCGGCCTCGGCACTCGACAAGGTGAGGCGGATGCGCGCGGACTACATGGAGGCGCACGCCGAGGAGATCTACGGCGAGCTCACCTCCGGCCGCACCCGGCACCTGCGCATCGACGAGCTCGTACGGGCCGCCGCCCGCGCCTACCCCGGCCTGGTGCCCACCGATGAGCAGATGGCGGCCGAGCGCGCGCGGCCACAGGCGGAGAAGGAAGGGCGCGAGATCGATCAGGGCATCTTCCTGCGCGGGGTCCTGCGTGCCCCGAAGGCGGGCCCGCACCTGCTCGACGCCATGCTCCGGCCCACCCCCAGGGCCCTTGAGCTGCTCCCTGAATTCATCGAGTCCGGCGAGGTGCGGATGGAGGCGGTCCTGCTGCGGCGCCGTGACGGTGTCGCGTACCTGACCCTGTGCCGGGACGACTGCCTCAACGCCGAGGACGCGCAGCAGGTGGACGACATGGAGACCGCAGTCGACCTGGCGCTGCTCGACCCCCAGGTCCGGGTGGGGCTCCTGCGGGGCGGCGAGATGAGCCATCCCCGGTACCGGGGGCGCCGGGTGTTCTGCGCGGGCGTCAACCTCAAGAAGCTGAGCTCGGGCGACATCTCCCTCGTCGACTTCCTCCTACGGCGCGAGCTGGGCTACATCCACAAGATCGTTCGCGGCGTGTACACGGACGGTTCGTGGCACTCGAAGCTGACCGACAAGCCCTGGATGGCGGTCGTCGACTCCTTCGCCATCGGCGGTGGGGCTCAGCTCCTCCTGGTCTTCGACCAGGTGCTGGCGGCGTCCGACTCCTACATCAGCCTGCCTGCGGCGACGGAGGGGATCATTCCGGGGGTCGCGAACTACCGGCTCACCCGGTTCACCGGGCCACGCGCGGCCCGGCAGATGATCCTCGGCGGGCGGCGGATCCGGGCGGACGAGCCGGACGCACGGTTGATGATCGACGAGGTCGTCCCGCCGGAGGAGATGGACGCGGCGATCGATCGCGCACTGGCCCGCCTCGACGGAGATGCGGTGCCGGCCAACCGGCGCATGCTGAACCTGGCCGAGGAGCCGCCCGAGGC
- the dpgA gene encoding 3,5-dihydroxyphenylacetyl-CoA synthase DpgA — MTTSIASAEDLSVLTGLSEITTFAGVGTAVSATSYSQAELLEILDIRDPRIRSLFLNSAIERRFLALPPQGRDGERVAEPQGDLLDKHKKLAVDMGCRALESCLKSAGATLSDVRHLCCVTSTGFLTPGLSALIIRELGLDPHCSRADIVGMGCNAGLNALNLVAGWSAAHPGELAVVLCSEACSAAYALDGTMRTAVVNSLFGDGSAALAVVSGDGRAAGPRVLKFASYVITDAIEAMRYDWDRDQDRFSFFLDPQIPYVVGAHAEIVVDKLLSGTGLRRSDIGHWLVHSGGKKVIDAIVVNLGLSRHDVRHTTAVLRDYGNLSSGSFLFSYERLAGEGVTRPGDYGVLMTMGPGSTIETALIQW; from the coding sequence ATGACGACCAGCATCGCGTCGGCAGAAGACCTTTCCGTCCTCACCGGACTGAGCGAGATCACCACGTTCGCCGGCGTGGGGACAGCCGTTTCCGCCACGTCCTATTCGCAAGCCGAGCTGCTCGAAATCCTCGACATACGCGATCCCAGGATCCGATCGCTGTTCCTGAACAGCGCGATCGAGCGGCGTTTTCTCGCGCTTCCGCCCCAGGGCCGGGACGGGGAGCGCGTGGCGGAACCGCAGGGTGATCTCCTGGACAAGCACAAAAAGCTCGCCGTCGATATGGGATGCCGGGCCCTCGAGTCCTGCCTGAAGTCGGCGGGCGCGACGCTCTCGGATGTCCGCCACCTGTGCTGCGTCACCTCGACCGGTTTTCTCACCCCCGGCCTGAGCGCACTCATCATCCGCGAGCTCGGGCTCGACCCGCATTGCAGCCGCGCCGACATCGTCGGCATGGGATGCAACGCGGGGCTGAACGCGCTCAACCTGGTCGCGGGCTGGTCCGCGGCGCACCCGGGCGAGCTCGCCGTCGTTCTGTGCAGCGAGGCGTGTTCCGCTGCTTACGCACTGGACGGCACCATGCGCACCGCGGTGGTCAACAGCCTGTTCGGCGACGGATCCGCCGCCCTCGCCGTCGTCTCCGGTGACGGGCGCGCTGCCGGCCCGCGCGTCCTGAAGTTCGCGAGCTACGTCATCACCGACGCGATCGAGGCGATGCGCTACGACTGGGACCGCGACCAGGACCGGTTCAGCTTCTTCCTCGATCCGCAGATCCCCTACGTGGTCGGCGCGCACGCCGAGATCGTCGTCGACAAGCTGCTGTCCGGTACGGGGCTGCGCCGCAGCGACATCGGCCATTGGCTGGTGCACTCCGGCGGCAAGAAGGTGATCGACGCCATCGTCGTCAACCTCGGCCTGAGCCGGCATGACGTCCGCCACACGACCGCTGTGCTCCGCGACTACGGGAACCTCTCCAGCGGCTCCTTCCTCTTCTCCTACGAACGGCTCGCCGGCGAGGGCGTGACCAGGCCCGGAGACTACGGGGTGCTCATGACCATGGGGCCCGGCTCCACGATCGAAACGGCGCTGATCCAATGGTGA
- a CDS encoding FAD-binding oxidoreductase, which translates to MLSASLAGGAAAVVTGGTGADAASAGASSTRPELRGERCLPPAGPVKVTPDDPRYLNLKLRGANSRFNGEPDYIHLVGSTQQVADAVEETVRTGKRVAVRSGGHCFEDFVDNPDVKVIIDMSLLTEIAYDPSMNAFLIEPGNTLSEVYEKLYLGWNVTIPGGVCGGVGVGGHICGGGYGPLSRQFGSVVDYLYAVEVVVVNKQGKARVIVATRERDDPHHDLWWAHTGGGGGNFGVVTKYWMRVPEDVGRNPERLLPKPPATLLTSTVTFDWAGMTEAAFSRLLRNHGEWYERNSGPDSPYTGLWSQLMIGNEVPGMGESGFMMPIQVDATRPDARRLLDAHIEAVIDGVPPAEVPEPIEQRWLASTPGRGGRGPASKTKAGYLRKRLTDRQIQAVYENMTHMDGIDYGAVWLIGYGGKVNTVDPAATALPQRDAILKVNYITGWANPGNEAKHLTWVRKLYADVYAETGGVPVPNDVSDGAYINYPDSDLADPGLNTSGVPWHDLYYKGNHPRLRKVKAAYDPRNHFHHALSIRP; encoded by the coding sequence TTGCTGAGTGCCTCCCTTGCCGGGGGCGCGGCGGCGGTGGTGACCGGCGGCACCGGAGCGGACGCCGCGTCGGCCGGCGCCTCGTCCACGCGACCGGAGCTGCGGGGCGAGCGCTGCTTACCGCCGGCCGGCCCGGTCAAGGTGACTCCGGACGACCCGCGCTACCTCAACCTGAAGCTGCGTGGCGCCAACAGCCGCTTCAACGGCGAGCCCGACTACATCCACCTGGTCGGCTCCACCCAGCAGGTGGCCGATGCCGTCGAGGAGACGGTGCGCACCGGCAAGCGGGTCGCCGTCCGCAGCGGTGGGCACTGTTTCGAGGACTTCGTCGACAACCCCGACGTCAAGGTCATCATCGACATGTCGCTGCTGACGGAGATCGCGTACGACCCGTCGATGAACGCGTTCCTGATCGAGCCGGGCAACACGCTCTCAGAGGTGTACGAAAAGCTCTACCTGGGCTGGAACGTGACCATACCGGGTGGGGTCTGCGGCGGGGTCGGCGTCGGCGGACACATCTGCGGAGGCGGGTACGGCCCGCTGTCACGGCAGTTCGGCTCCGTGGTCGACTACTTGTACGCGGTCGAGGTCGTCGTCGTCAACAAACAGGGGAAGGCACGCGTGATCGTGGCGACCCGTGAGCGCGACGACCCCCATCACGACCTGTGGTGGGCGCACACCGGCGGTGGCGGCGGGAACTTCGGGGTGGTCACGAAGTACTGGATGAGGGTGCCGGAGGACGTCGGCCGGAATCCGGAGCGGCTGCTGCCGAAGCCGCCCGCGACGTTGCTCACGAGCACGGTGACCTTCGACTGGGCGGGGATGACGGAGGCGGCGTTCTCCCGGCTGCTGCGCAACCACGGGGAGTGGTACGAGCGGAACAGCGGGCCCGACTCGCCGTACACCGGGCTGTGGAGTCAGCTCATGATCGGGAACGAGGTCCCGGGCATGGGTGAGAGCGGCTTCATGATGCCCATCCAGGTGGACGCCACCCGGCCGGACGCCCGGAGACTGCTCGACGCGCACATCGAGGCGGTGATCGACGGCGTCCCGCCGGCCGAGGTGCCCGAGCCGATCGAACAGAGGTGGCTGGCCTCGACGCCGGGGCGAGGAGGCAGGGGCCCGGCGTCGAAGACGAAAGCCGGCTACCTGCGCAAGCGGCTGACCGACCGGCAGATTCAGGCCGTGTACGAGAACATGACCCACATGGACGGGATCGACTACGGCGCCGTCTGGCTGATCGGCTACGGCGGGAAGGTGAACACCGTCGACCCGGCGGCCACCGCCCTGCCGCAGCGCGACGCGATACTCAAGGTGAACTACATCACCGGTTGGGCGAATCCCGGCAACGAGGCCAAGCATCTGACGTGGGTCCGCAAGCTCTATGCCGATGTGTACGCCGAGACCGGCGGGGTGCCGGTGCCGAACGACGTCAGCGATGGGGCGTACATCAATTACCCCGACAGCGACCTCGCGGATCCGGGCTTGAACACCTCGGGCGTGCCGTGGCACGACCTCTACTACAAGGGGAACCACCCGCGGCTGCGCAAGGTGAAGGCCGCCTACGACCCGCGTAACCACTTCCACCACGCGTTGTCGATCCGGCCCTGA